Proteins encoded by one window of Vidua chalybeata isolate OUT-0048 chromosome 10, bVidCha1 merged haplotype, whole genome shotgun sequence:
- the DGKD gene encoding diacylglycerol kinase delta isoform X3, which produces MAAAGAEQTQPEPAAGAAPEESSDSEPEQEPGSLQKLIRKVSTSGQIRQKIITPCRKLILCADNRKEMEDWIAALKTVQNREHFESTQYSMDHFSGMHNWYACSHARPTYCNVCREALSGVTSHGLSCEVCKFKAHKRCAVRATNNCKWTTLASIGKDIIEDEDGISMPHQWLEGNLPVSAKCTVCDKTCGSVLRLQDWRCLWCKAMVHTACKELLPNKCPLGLCKVSVIPPTALNSIDSDGFWKATCPPSCTSPLLVFVNSKSGDNQGVKFLRRFKQLLNPAQVFDLMNGGPHLGLRLFQKFDTFRILVCGGDGSVGWVLSEIDSLNLHKQCQLGVLPLGTGNDLARVLGWGSACDDDTQLPQILEKLERASTKMLDRWSIMVYETKLPRQASTSTVTEDCSENSEVQKILCYEDSVAAHLSKILTSDQHSVVISSAKVLCETVKDFVARVGKAYEKATESSEESEVMARKCSVLKEKLDLLLKTLNDESQASSSLPNPPPTIAEETEDGDGSGSAGDSSSELSVGSACTARPQIFRPREQLMLRANSLKKAIRQIIEHAEKAVDEQNAQTQEQEGFLLSLSASEEGKELRNEDKISMQSSHSSSYGVSKGRSQRKASKSPCERLINKGSLSLGSSASLPPQTGGRDNLPMLNTKILYPNIRAGMSGSLPGSSVISRLLIHADPFNSEPENLECYTEKCVMNNYFGIGLDAKISLDFNNKRDEHPEKCRSRTKNMMWYGVLGTKELLHRTYKNLEQKVLLECDGRPIPLPSLQGIAVLNIPSYAGGTNFWGGTKEDDTFTAPSFDDKILEVVAVFGSMQMAVSRVINLQHHRIAQCRTVKIAILGEEGVPVQVDGEAWIQPPGYIWIVHKNRAQTLTRDRAFESTLKSWEDKQKCELSRPSSFSLQPEIMSEEESTQIIQFGQAAGALIHSIREIAQSYQDMEQELAHAVNASSKSMDKVYAKSKSTEGLNCSLVVEMVNNVKALHNETELLLAGKMALQLDPPQKEQLQAALADMDLQLRKLADIPWLWQLMEPCDEENQMLDYSKRSRSGKFRLVTKFKKEKNNKNKETHSSMGLPVHLWGTEEVAAWLEHLSLCEYKDIFIRHDVRGSELLHLERRDLKDLGVTKVGHMKRILHGIKELSRNTPASEA; this is translated from the exons atTATCACTCCATGTCGGAAGCTCATCCTTTGTGCTGACAACAGAAAAGAGATGGAAGATTGGATCGCAGCACTGAAGACTGTCCAAAACCGTGAACATTTTGAG TCTACCCAGTACAGCATGGACCATTTCTCAGGGATGCATAACTGGTACGCCTGCTCCCATGCCCGGCCAACGTACTGCAACGTGTGTCGGGAGGCCTTGTCTGGGGTCACGTCACATGGGCTGTCCTGTGAAG TGTGCAAGTTTAAAGCCCACAAGCGCTGTGCTGTGCGGGCAACCAACAATTGCAAGTGGACAACTCTGGCCTCTATTGGGAAGGATATCATTGAGGATGAAGATGGG ATCTCAATGCCACATCAGTGGCTGGAAGGAAACCTGCCCGTGAGTGCCAAATGCACTGTGTGTGATAAAACCTGTGGCAGTGTCCTGCGTTTGCAGGACTGGCGCTGCCTGTGGTGCAAAGCCATG GTGCACACAGCATGTAAAGAGTTGTTGCCAAACAAGTGCCCTCTTGGGCTCTGCAAAGTGTCTGTCATTCCTCCTACTGCTCTTAACAGCATTGATTCAGATG GTTTCTGGAAAGCCACCTGTCCCCCTTCTTGCACAAGCCCTTTGTTGGTCTTTGTCAACTCAAAAAGTGGAGACAACCAAGGTGTAAAATTTCTGCGAAGATTCAAACAACTGCTGAATCCAGCCCAGGTCTTTGACCTCATGAATGGAGGACCTCACCTTGG TTTACGCTTATTCCAGAAATTTGACACTTTCCGGATTCTAGTTTGTGGTGGGGACGGAAGTGTTGGCTGGGTTCTCTCTGAAATTGATAGCCTCAACCTTCACAAGCAG TGCCAGTTGGGAGTGCTGCCCTTGGGAACAGGGAATGACCTTGCCCGTGTTTTAGGCTGGGGTTCTGCTTGTGATGATGATACCCAGCTCCCGCAGatcctggagaagctggagagggCCAGTACCAAAATGCTGGACAG GTGGAGCATCATGGTGTATGAAACCAAACTCCCTCGCCAGGCCTCCACTTCCACAGTCACTGAAGATTGCAGTGAGAATTCAGAG GTGCAGAAGATTCTCTGCTATGAAGATTCTGTGGCTGCTCATTTGTCCAAAATTTTGACTTCTGACCAACACTCAGTGGTGATCTCCTCAGCCAA AGTACTTTGTGAGACAGTGAAGGATTTTGTGGCTCGAGTAGGGAAAGCCTATGAGAAGGCAACAGAAAGCTCAGAGGAGTCAGAGGTCATGGCCAGGAAg TGCTCTGTCCTGAAGGAGAAGCTGGACTTATTGCTGAAGACACTGAATGATGAATCTCAAGCGTCTTCCTCTCTGCCCAACCCTCCTCCCACCATTGCAGAGGAGACAGAGGACGGGGATGGGTCGGGCAGTGCAGGTGACTCTTCAAGTGAGCTCTCAGTGGGCTCGGCCTGCACTGCACGGCCCCAGATATTCCGTCCCCGAGAGCAGCTCATGCTGAGAGCCAACAGCTTGAAAAAAGCCATTCGCCAAATAATAGAGCATGCAGAGAAAG CTGTAGATGAGCAGAATGCTCAGACCCAGGAGCAAGAGGGCTTCCTCCTTAGTCTCTCAGCCTCTGAGGAAGGCAAGGAGCTGAGGAACGAGGATAAAATATCCATGCAGTcatcacacagcagcagctatGGAGTGTCAAAGGGGAGGAGCCAGAGGAAAG CCTCCAAGTCTCCTTGTGAAAGACTAATAAACAAAGGAAGTTTGTCACTGGGCAGCTCTGCATCTCTTCCTCCCCAGACAGGAGGTCGGGACAACTTGCCAATGCTGAACACAAAAATCCTCTACCCAA ATATACGTGCTGGCATGTCAGGTTCTTTGCCTGGGAGCTCTGTCATCAGCCGATTGTTGATCCATGCGGATCCCTTTAACTCTGAGCCTGAAAATCT TGAATGTTACACTGAGAAGTGTGTCATGAATAATTACTTTGGAATTGGACTGGATGCAAAGATTTCCTTGGACTTCAACAACAAACGTGATGAGCACCCAGAGAAATGCAG AAGTCGTACTAAGAATATGATGTGGTATGGAGTATTGGGGaccaaggagctgctgcacagaacATATAAAAACCTGGAGCAGAAGGTCTTGCTGGAG TGCGATGGGAGGCCAATCCCTCTGCCCAGTCTCCAGGGGATTGCTGTGCTCAACATTCCCAGCTATGCAGGAGGCACCAACTTCTGGGGGGGAACCAAGGAAGATGAT ACATTTACAGCCCCTTCCTTTGATGACAAGATTTTGGAGGTGGTAGCCGTGTTTGGTAGCATGCAGATGGCAGTGTCACGTGTGATAAACCTACAGCATCACCGGATTGCACAG TGCCGGACAGTAAAGATAGCAATCCTTGGAGAAGAAGGAGTTCCTGTGCAAGTGGATGGAGAAGCCTGGATCCAGCCTCCAGGTTACATTTGGATTGTTCATAAGAACAGGGCACAGACCCTCACCCGAGACAGG GCATTTGAGAGCACCCTGAAGTCTTGGGAAGACAAGCAGAAGTGTGAGTTGTCACGACCGTCCTCTTTCTCTCTGCAACCAGAGATCATGTCTGAAGAAGAATCCACCCAGATCATCCAGTTTGGTCAAGCTGCAGGTGCTCTTATCCACAG CATTCGGGAAATAGCTCAATCCTATCAGGACATGGAACAGGAGCTTGCCCATGCTGTCAATGCCAGCTCCAAGTCTATGGACAAAGTCTACGCTAAATCCAAGTCTACAGAG GGTCTGAACTGCAGCCTTGTTGTAGAGATGGTGAATAATGTCAAAGCCCTGCACAAtgagacagagctgctgctggcaggcaaGATGGCACTG CAATTAGATCCTCCAcagaaggagcagctccaggcagccctggcagacATGGACCTCCAGCTGAGGAAACTGGCAGACATCCCTTGGCTGTGGCAGCTTATGGAGCCCTGTGATGAGGAG AACCAGATGCTGGATTATTCTAAACGCAGTCGCAGTGGCAAATTCCGCCTGGTGACCAAgtttaaaaaggagaagaacaacaaaaataagGAGACTCACAGTAGCATGGGATTGCCGG TTCACCTCTGGGGAACGGAGGAGGTTGCGGCGTGGCTTGAGCACCTCAGTCTTTGTGAGTATAAGGATATCTTCATCCGGCATGACGTCCGGGGCTCTGAGCTCCTGCACCTTGAACGGAGGGACCTCAAG GACCTGGGTGTGACCAAAGTAGGTCACATGAAGAGGATACTGCACGGGATCAAGGAGCTGAGCCGGAATACTCCTGCCAGCGAGGCTTAG
- the DGKD gene encoding diacylglycerol kinase delta isoform X1 has product MAAAGAEQTQPEPAAGAAPEESSDSEPEQEPGSLQKLIRKVSTSGQIRQKTVIKEGMLMKQTSSFQRWKRRYFKLRGRTLYYAKTAKSIIFDEVDLTDASVAESSTKNVNNSFTIITPCRKLILCADNRKEMEDWIAALKTVQNREHFESTQYSMDHFSGMHNWYACSHARPTYCNVCREALSGVTSHGLSCEVCKFKAHKRCAVRATNNCKWTTLASIGKDIIEDEDGISMPHQWLEGNLPVSAKCTVCDKTCGSVLRLQDWRCLWCKAMVHTACKELLPNKCPLGLCKVSVIPPTALNSIDSDGFWKATCPPSCTSPLLVFVNSKSGDNQGVKFLRRFKQLLNPAQVFDLMNGGPHLGLRLFQKFDTFRILVCGGDGSVGWVLSEIDSLNLHKQCQLGVLPLGTGNDLARVLGWGSACDDDTQLPQILEKLERASTKMLDRWSIMVYETKLPRQASTSTVTEDCSENSEVQKILCYEDSVAAHLSKILTSDQHSVVISSAKVLCETVKDFVARVGKAYEKATESSEESEVMARKCSVLKEKLDLLLKTLNDESQASSSLPNPPPTIAEETEDGDGSGSAGDSSSELSVGSACTARPQIFRPREQLMLRANSLKKAIRQIIEHAEKAVDEQNAQTQEQEGFLLSLSASEEGKELRNEDKISMQSSHSSSYGVSKGRSQRKASKSPCERLINKGSLSLGSSASLPPQTGGRDNLPMLNTKILYPNIRAGMSGSLPGSSVISRLLIHADPFNSEPENLECYTEKCVMNNYFGIGLDAKISLDFNNKRDEHPEKCRSRTKNMMWYGVLGTKELLHRTYKNLEQKVLLECDGRPIPLPSLQGIAVLNIPSYAGGTNFWGGTKEDDTFTAPSFDDKILEVVAVFGSMQMAVSRVINLQHHRIAQCRTVKIAILGEEGVPVQVDGEAWIQPPGYIWIVHKNRAQTLTRDRAFESTLKSWEDKQKCELSRPSSFSLQPEIMSEEESTQIIQFGQAAGALIHSIREIAQSYQDMEQELAHAVNASSKSMDKVYAKSKSTEGLNCSLVVEMVNNVKALHNETELLLAGKMALQLDPPQKEQLQAALADMDLQLRKLADIPWLWQLMEPCDEENQMLDYSKRSRSGKFRLVTKFKKEKNNKNKETHSSMGLPVHLWGTEEVAAWLEHLSLCEYKDIFIRHDVRGSELLHLERRDLKDLGVTKVGHMKRILHGIKELSRNTPASEA; this is encoded by the exons atTATCACTCCATGTCGGAAGCTCATCCTTTGTGCTGACAACAGAAAAGAGATGGAAGATTGGATCGCAGCACTGAAGACTGTCCAAAACCGTGAACATTTTGAG TCTACCCAGTACAGCATGGACCATTTCTCAGGGATGCATAACTGGTACGCCTGCTCCCATGCCCGGCCAACGTACTGCAACGTGTGTCGGGAGGCCTTGTCTGGGGTCACGTCACATGGGCTGTCCTGTGAAG TGTGCAAGTTTAAAGCCCACAAGCGCTGTGCTGTGCGGGCAACCAACAATTGCAAGTGGACAACTCTGGCCTCTATTGGGAAGGATATCATTGAGGATGAAGATGGG ATCTCAATGCCACATCAGTGGCTGGAAGGAAACCTGCCCGTGAGTGCCAAATGCACTGTGTGTGATAAAACCTGTGGCAGTGTCCTGCGTTTGCAGGACTGGCGCTGCCTGTGGTGCAAAGCCATG GTGCACACAGCATGTAAAGAGTTGTTGCCAAACAAGTGCCCTCTTGGGCTCTGCAAAGTGTCTGTCATTCCTCCTACTGCTCTTAACAGCATTGATTCAGATG GTTTCTGGAAAGCCACCTGTCCCCCTTCTTGCACAAGCCCTTTGTTGGTCTTTGTCAACTCAAAAAGTGGAGACAACCAAGGTGTAAAATTTCTGCGAAGATTCAAACAACTGCTGAATCCAGCCCAGGTCTTTGACCTCATGAATGGAGGACCTCACCTTGG TTTACGCTTATTCCAGAAATTTGACACTTTCCGGATTCTAGTTTGTGGTGGGGACGGAAGTGTTGGCTGGGTTCTCTCTGAAATTGATAGCCTCAACCTTCACAAGCAG TGCCAGTTGGGAGTGCTGCCCTTGGGAACAGGGAATGACCTTGCCCGTGTTTTAGGCTGGGGTTCTGCTTGTGATGATGATACCCAGCTCCCGCAGatcctggagaagctggagagggCCAGTACCAAAATGCTGGACAG GTGGAGCATCATGGTGTATGAAACCAAACTCCCTCGCCAGGCCTCCACTTCCACAGTCACTGAAGATTGCAGTGAGAATTCAGAG GTGCAGAAGATTCTCTGCTATGAAGATTCTGTGGCTGCTCATTTGTCCAAAATTTTGACTTCTGACCAACACTCAGTGGTGATCTCCTCAGCCAA AGTACTTTGTGAGACAGTGAAGGATTTTGTGGCTCGAGTAGGGAAAGCCTATGAGAAGGCAACAGAAAGCTCAGAGGAGTCAGAGGTCATGGCCAGGAAg TGCTCTGTCCTGAAGGAGAAGCTGGACTTATTGCTGAAGACACTGAATGATGAATCTCAAGCGTCTTCCTCTCTGCCCAACCCTCCTCCCACCATTGCAGAGGAGACAGAGGACGGGGATGGGTCGGGCAGTGCAGGTGACTCTTCAAGTGAGCTCTCAGTGGGCTCGGCCTGCACTGCACGGCCCCAGATATTCCGTCCCCGAGAGCAGCTCATGCTGAGAGCCAACAGCTTGAAAAAAGCCATTCGCCAAATAATAGAGCATGCAGAGAAAG CTGTAGATGAGCAGAATGCTCAGACCCAGGAGCAAGAGGGCTTCCTCCTTAGTCTCTCAGCCTCTGAGGAAGGCAAGGAGCTGAGGAACGAGGATAAAATATCCATGCAGTcatcacacagcagcagctatGGAGTGTCAAAGGGGAGGAGCCAGAGGAAAG CCTCCAAGTCTCCTTGTGAAAGACTAATAAACAAAGGAAGTTTGTCACTGGGCAGCTCTGCATCTCTTCCTCCCCAGACAGGAGGTCGGGACAACTTGCCAATGCTGAACACAAAAATCCTCTACCCAA ATATACGTGCTGGCATGTCAGGTTCTTTGCCTGGGAGCTCTGTCATCAGCCGATTGTTGATCCATGCGGATCCCTTTAACTCTGAGCCTGAAAATCT TGAATGTTACACTGAGAAGTGTGTCATGAATAATTACTTTGGAATTGGACTGGATGCAAAGATTTCCTTGGACTTCAACAACAAACGTGATGAGCACCCAGAGAAATGCAG AAGTCGTACTAAGAATATGATGTGGTATGGAGTATTGGGGaccaaggagctgctgcacagaacATATAAAAACCTGGAGCAGAAGGTCTTGCTGGAG TGCGATGGGAGGCCAATCCCTCTGCCCAGTCTCCAGGGGATTGCTGTGCTCAACATTCCCAGCTATGCAGGAGGCACCAACTTCTGGGGGGGAACCAAGGAAGATGAT ACATTTACAGCCCCTTCCTTTGATGACAAGATTTTGGAGGTGGTAGCCGTGTTTGGTAGCATGCAGATGGCAGTGTCACGTGTGATAAACCTACAGCATCACCGGATTGCACAG TGCCGGACAGTAAAGATAGCAATCCTTGGAGAAGAAGGAGTTCCTGTGCAAGTGGATGGAGAAGCCTGGATCCAGCCTCCAGGTTACATTTGGATTGTTCATAAGAACAGGGCACAGACCCTCACCCGAGACAGG GCATTTGAGAGCACCCTGAAGTCTTGGGAAGACAAGCAGAAGTGTGAGTTGTCACGACCGTCCTCTTTCTCTCTGCAACCAGAGATCATGTCTGAAGAAGAATCCACCCAGATCATCCAGTTTGGTCAAGCTGCAGGTGCTCTTATCCACAG CATTCGGGAAATAGCTCAATCCTATCAGGACATGGAACAGGAGCTTGCCCATGCTGTCAATGCCAGCTCCAAGTCTATGGACAAAGTCTACGCTAAATCCAAGTCTACAGAG GGTCTGAACTGCAGCCTTGTTGTAGAGATGGTGAATAATGTCAAAGCCCTGCACAAtgagacagagctgctgctggcaggcaaGATGGCACTG CAATTAGATCCTCCAcagaaggagcagctccaggcagccctggcagacATGGACCTCCAGCTGAGGAAACTGGCAGACATCCCTTGGCTGTGGCAGCTTATGGAGCCCTGTGATGAGGAG AACCAGATGCTGGATTATTCTAAACGCAGTCGCAGTGGCAAATTCCGCCTGGTGACCAAgtttaaaaaggagaagaacaacaaaaataagGAGACTCACAGTAGCATGGGATTGCCGG TTCACCTCTGGGGAACGGAGGAGGTTGCGGCGTGGCTTGAGCACCTCAGTCTTTGTGAGTATAAGGATATCTTCATCCGGCATGACGTCCGGGGCTCTGAGCTCCTGCACCTTGAACGGAGGGACCTCAAG GACCTGGGTGTGACCAAAGTAGGTCACATGAAGAGGATACTGCACGGGATCAAGGAGCTGAGCCGGAATACTCCTGCCAGCGAGGCTTAG
- the DGKD gene encoding diacylglycerol kinase delta isoform X2 has product MAAAGAEQTQPEPAAGAAPEESSDSEPEQEPGSLQKLIRKVSTSGQIRQKTVIKEGMLMKQTSSFQRWKRRYFKLRGRTLYYAKTAKSIIFDEVDLTDASVAESSTKNVNNSFTIITPCRKLILCADNRKEMEDWIAALKTVQNREHFESTQYSMDHFSGMHNWYACSHARPTYCNVCREALSGVTSHGLSCEVCKFKAHKRCAVRATNNCKWTTLASIGKDIIEDEDGISMPHQWLEGNLPVSAKCTVCDKTCGSVLRLQDWRCLWCKAMVHTACKELLPNKCPLGLCKVSVIPPTALNSIDSDGFWKATCPPSCTSPLLVFVNSKSGDNQGVKFLRRFKQLLNPAQVFDLMNGGPHLGLRLFQKFDTFRILVCGGDGSVGWVLSEIDSLNLHKQCQLGVLPLGTGNDLARVLGWGSACDDDTQLPQILEKLERASTKMLDRWSIMVYETKLPRQASTSTVTEDCSENSEVQKILCYEDSVAAHLSKILTSDQHSVVISSAKVLCETVKDFVARVGKAYEKATESSEESEVMARKCSVLKEKLDLLLKTLNDESQASSSLPNPPPTIAEETEDGDGSGSAGDSSSELSVGSACTARPQIFRPREQLMLRANSLKKAIRQIIEHAEKAVDEQNAQTQEQEGFLLSLSASEEGKELRNEDKISMQSSHSSSYGVSKGRSQRKASKSPCERLINKGSLSLGSSASLPPQTGGRDNLPMLNTKILYPNIRAGMSGSLPGSSVISRLLIHADPFNSEPENLECYTEKCVMNNYFGIGLDAKISLDFNNKRDEHPEKCRSRTKNMMWYGVLGTKELLHRTYKNLEQKVLLECDGRPIPLPSLQGIAVLNIPSYAGGTNFWGGTKEDDTFTAPSFDDKILEVVAVFGSMQMAVSRVINLQHHRIAQCRTVKIAILGEEGVPVQVDGEAWIQPPGYIWIVHKNRAQTLTRDRAFESTLKSWEDKQKCELSRPSSFSLQPEIMSEEESTQIIQFGQAAGALIHSIREIAQSYQDMEQELAHAVNASSKSMDKVYAKSKSTEGLNCSLVVEMVNNVKALHNETELLLAGKMALQLDPPQKEQLQAALADMDLQLRKLADIPWLWQLMEPCDEENQMLDYSKRSRSGKFRLVTKFKKEKNNKNKETHSSMGLPGPGCDQSRSHEEDTARDQGAEPEYSCQRGLASVFTACVYHSP; this is encoded by the exons atTATCACTCCATGTCGGAAGCTCATCCTTTGTGCTGACAACAGAAAAGAGATGGAAGATTGGATCGCAGCACTGAAGACTGTCCAAAACCGTGAACATTTTGAG TCTACCCAGTACAGCATGGACCATTTCTCAGGGATGCATAACTGGTACGCCTGCTCCCATGCCCGGCCAACGTACTGCAACGTGTGTCGGGAGGCCTTGTCTGGGGTCACGTCACATGGGCTGTCCTGTGAAG TGTGCAAGTTTAAAGCCCACAAGCGCTGTGCTGTGCGGGCAACCAACAATTGCAAGTGGACAACTCTGGCCTCTATTGGGAAGGATATCATTGAGGATGAAGATGGG ATCTCAATGCCACATCAGTGGCTGGAAGGAAACCTGCCCGTGAGTGCCAAATGCACTGTGTGTGATAAAACCTGTGGCAGTGTCCTGCGTTTGCAGGACTGGCGCTGCCTGTGGTGCAAAGCCATG GTGCACACAGCATGTAAAGAGTTGTTGCCAAACAAGTGCCCTCTTGGGCTCTGCAAAGTGTCTGTCATTCCTCCTACTGCTCTTAACAGCATTGATTCAGATG GTTTCTGGAAAGCCACCTGTCCCCCTTCTTGCACAAGCCCTTTGTTGGTCTTTGTCAACTCAAAAAGTGGAGACAACCAAGGTGTAAAATTTCTGCGAAGATTCAAACAACTGCTGAATCCAGCCCAGGTCTTTGACCTCATGAATGGAGGACCTCACCTTGG TTTACGCTTATTCCAGAAATTTGACACTTTCCGGATTCTAGTTTGTGGTGGGGACGGAAGTGTTGGCTGGGTTCTCTCTGAAATTGATAGCCTCAACCTTCACAAGCAG TGCCAGTTGGGAGTGCTGCCCTTGGGAACAGGGAATGACCTTGCCCGTGTTTTAGGCTGGGGTTCTGCTTGTGATGATGATACCCAGCTCCCGCAGatcctggagaagctggagagggCCAGTACCAAAATGCTGGACAG GTGGAGCATCATGGTGTATGAAACCAAACTCCCTCGCCAGGCCTCCACTTCCACAGTCACTGAAGATTGCAGTGAGAATTCAGAG GTGCAGAAGATTCTCTGCTATGAAGATTCTGTGGCTGCTCATTTGTCCAAAATTTTGACTTCTGACCAACACTCAGTGGTGATCTCCTCAGCCAA AGTACTTTGTGAGACAGTGAAGGATTTTGTGGCTCGAGTAGGGAAAGCCTATGAGAAGGCAACAGAAAGCTCAGAGGAGTCAGAGGTCATGGCCAGGAAg TGCTCTGTCCTGAAGGAGAAGCTGGACTTATTGCTGAAGACACTGAATGATGAATCTCAAGCGTCTTCCTCTCTGCCCAACCCTCCTCCCACCATTGCAGAGGAGACAGAGGACGGGGATGGGTCGGGCAGTGCAGGTGACTCTTCAAGTGAGCTCTCAGTGGGCTCGGCCTGCACTGCACGGCCCCAGATATTCCGTCCCCGAGAGCAGCTCATGCTGAGAGCCAACAGCTTGAAAAAAGCCATTCGCCAAATAATAGAGCATGCAGAGAAAG CTGTAGATGAGCAGAATGCTCAGACCCAGGAGCAAGAGGGCTTCCTCCTTAGTCTCTCAGCCTCTGAGGAAGGCAAGGAGCTGAGGAACGAGGATAAAATATCCATGCAGTcatcacacagcagcagctatGGAGTGTCAAAGGGGAGGAGCCAGAGGAAAG CCTCCAAGTCTCCTTGTGAAAGACTAATAAACAAAGGAAGTTTGTCACTGGGCAGCTCTGCATCTCTTCCTCCCCAGACAGGAGGTCGGGACAACTTGCCAATGCTGAACACAAAAATCCTCTACCCAA ATATACGTGCTGGCATGTCAGGTTCTTTGCCTGGGAGCTCTGTCATCAGCCGATTGTTGATCCATGCGGATCCCTTTAACTCTGAGCCTGAAAATCT TGAATGTTACACTGAGAAGTGTGTCATGAATAATTACTTTGGAATTGGACTGGATGCAAAGATTTCCTTGGACTTCAACAACAAACGTGATGAGCACCCAGAGAAATGCAG AAGTCGTACTAAGAATATGATGTGGTATGGAGTATTGGGGaccaaggagctgctgcacagaacATATAAAAACCTGGAGCAGAAGGTCTTGCTGGAG TGCGATGGGAGGCCAATCCCTCTGCCCAGTCTCCAGGGGATTGCTGTGCTCAACATTCCCAGCTATGCAGGAGGCACCAACTTCTGGGGGGGAACCAAGGAAGATGAT ACATTTACAGCCCCTTCCTTTGATGACAAGATTTTGGAGGTGGTAGCCGTGTTTGGTAGCATGCAGATGGCAGTGTCACGTGTGATAAACCTACAGCATCACCGGATTGCACAG TGCCGGACAGTAAAGATAGCAATCCTTGGAGAAGAAGGAGTTCCTGTGCAAGTGGATGGAGAAGCCTGGATCCAGCCTCCAGGTTACATTTGGATTGTTCATAAGAACAGGGCACAGACCCTCACCCGAGACAGG GCATTTGAGAGCACCCTGAAGTCTTGGGAAGACAAGCAGAAGTGTGAGTTGTCACGACCGTCCTCTTTCTCTCTGCAACCAGAGATCATGTCTGAAGAAGAATCCACCCAGATCATCCAGTTTGGTCAAGCTGCAGGTGCTCTTATCCACAG CATTCGGGAAATAGCTCAATCCTATCAGGACATGGAACAGGAGCTTGCCCATGCTGTCAATGCCAGCTCCAAGTCTATGGACAAAGTCTACGCTAAATCCAAGTCTACAGAG GGTCTGAACTGCAGCCTTGTTGTAGAGATGGTGAATAATGTCAAAGCCCTGCACAAtgagacagagctgctgctggcaggcaaGATGGCACTG CAATTAGATCCTCCAcagaaggagcagctccaggcagccctggcagacATGGACCTCCAGCTGAGGAAACTGGCAGACATCCCTTGGCTGTGGCAGCTTATGGAGCCCTGTGATGAGGAG AACCAGATGCTGGATTATTCTAAACGCAGTCGCAGTGGCAAATTCCGCCTGGTGACCAAgtttaaaaaggagaagaacaacaaaaataagGAGACTCACAGTAGCATGGGATTGCCGG GACCTGGGTGTGACCAAAGTAGGTCACATGAAGAGGATACTGCACGGGATCAAGGAGCTGAGCCGGAATACTCCTGCCAGCGAGGCTTAGCCTCTGTTTTCACAGCCTGTGTCTACCATTCTCCCTAA